The following are encoded together in the Bradyrhizobium sp. CCGUVB1N3 genome:
- a CDS encoding alpha/beta fold hydrolase, whose translation MPYATTKDDCRLYFEEAGHGTPIIFLHEFAADCTNWEPQMRYFSRGHRCISYSARGYTPSDVPASADVYTYKHFTTDALAVLDHLGIDKAHLVGLSMGAYSSLQIGLNAPQRALSMTLAGVGSGSELDNLEAWRKQCRANAEQFETLGAAEVAKVTREAPSRIPFLVKDPRGHADFYAALARHDSKGSANTMRGFQGGRPSIYTMTDAIRGVATPALIICGDEDDPCISPSLFLKKHLPAAGLAMFPKSGHVLNLEEPALFNETVARFITLVEAGRWPVRDPRSVAAN comes from the coding sequence ATGCCTTACGCGACAACCAAGGACGATTGCCGCCTCTACTTCGAGGAAGCAGGCCACGGCACGCCGATCATCTTCCTGCACGAATTCGCGGCCGACTGCACCAATTGGGAGCCGCAGATGCGCTATTTCTCGCGCGGCCACCGCTGCATCAGCTATTCGGCGCGGGGCTATACGCCGTCGGACGTGCCCGCGTCAGCCGACGTCTACACCTACAAGCACTTCACCACTGACGCGCTCGCGGTGCTCGACCATCTCGGCATCGACAAGGCACATCTCGTCGGGCTTTCGATGGGCGCCTATTCGTCGCTTCAGATCGGATTGAACGCGCCACAGCGTGCGCTCTCGATGACGCTCGCCGGCGTCGGCTCCGGCTCGGAGCTCGACAATCTCGAAGCCTGGCGCAAGCAGTGCCGCGCCAATGCCGAGCAGTTCGAGACCCTGGGCGCCGCGGAAGTTGCGAAAGTCACGCGCGAGGCGCCGAGCCGGATTCCCTTCCTGGTCAAGGACCCGCGCGGCCACGCCGATTTCTATGCCGCACTCGCGCGGCACGATTCCAAGGGCTCGGCCAACACCATGCGCGGCTTCCAGGGCGGTCGCCCCTCGATCTACACCATGACGGATGCGATCAGAGGCGTTGCCACGCCCGCGCTGATCATCTGCGGCGACGAGGACGACCCGTGCATCTCGCCGAGCCTGTTCCTGAAGAAGCATCTGCCTGCCGCGGGGCTCGCGATGTTTCCGAAGTCCGGCCACGTGCTCAATCTCGAGGAGCCCGCGCTGTTCAACGAGACGGTGGCGCGGTTCATCACGCTGGTGGAGGCGGGACGCTGGCCGGTGCGCGATCCGAGGTCGGTTGCTGCTAATTAG
- a CDS encoding 1-acyl-sn-glycerol-3-phosphate acyltransferase — MFLLFLRSLVFNVLFYAVLVFLAIIALPTFLMSPRATLTVAAWWANSTLFLMRAICNIKVEFRGVEKIPTGPLVIAAKHQSFWETFALLRFFDRPIFILKRQLMHIPVFGQFLGKTGMIAIDRRAGVKALLDMTRRARDAVRSGRQLVIFPEGTRRAPGAPPDYKTGFAQIYSACGVPCLPIALNSGLFWPRRTFMRYPGTLVVEFLDPLPPGLPKDEYIARVRGAIEEATGRIVEAGRKEQEQLIGSAPSYVASSS, encoded by the coding sequence ATGTTCTTGCTCTTCCTGCGTTCGCTCGTTTTCAACGTGCTGTTCTACGCCGTCCTGGTGTTCTTGGCGATCATCGCGCTGCCGACCTTCCTGATGTCGCCCCGCGCGACGCTGACGGTCGCCGCATGGTGGGCGAACTCGACGCTGTTCCTGATGCGGGCGATCTGCAACATCAAGGTGGAATTCAGAGGCGTGGAGAAGATCCCGACGGGGCCGCTGGTGATCGCTGCGAAGCATCAGTCCTTCTGGGAGACATTCGCGCTGCTGCGCTTCTTCGACCGCCCGATCTTCATCCTCAAGCGCCAGCTCATGCACATTCCGGTGTTCGGCCAGTTCCTGGGCAAGACCGGCATGATCGCGATCGATCGCCGCGCCGGCGTCAAGGCGCTCCTGGACATGACGCGGCGGGCACGCGATGCGGTGCGCTCCGGCCGCCAGCTGGTGATCTTCCCGGAAGGTACCCGCCGCGCGCCGGGCGCGCCGCCCGACTACAAGACGGGCTTTGCCCAGATCTATTCGGCCTGCGGTGTGCCGTGCCTGCCGATCGCGCTCAACTCCGGCCTGTTCTGGCCGCGCCGTACCTTCATGCGCTACCCCGGCACGCTGGTGGTGGAATTCCTGGATCCGCTGCCGCCGGGCCTGCCGAAGGACGAGTACATCGCGCGCGTGCGCGGCGCGATCGAGGAGGCCACGGGGCGCATCGTCGAAGCCGGACGGAAGGAGCAGGAGCAGCTCATTGGCAGTGCGCCGAGCTACGTGGCTTCAAGCAGCTAG
- a CDS encoding prephenate/arogenate dehydrogenase family protein, producing the protein MSVAPHFQRVALIGFGLIGGSIARAAKLQGLASEIVTTARSEKTRARVAELGIVDHVVATNVEAVKDADLVILCIPVGACGPVAQEIAAHLKPGAIISDVGSVKGAIVRDMAPHLPQGIHFVPAHPVAGTEHSGPDSGFAELFINRWCILTPPEGVDAAAVDRLRAFWAALGAKVEIMTPDHHDLVLAITSHLPHLIAYTIVGTADELQQVTESEVIKFSAGGFRDFTRIAASDPTMWRDVFLANKEAVLEMLGTFNEDLAKLTRAIRRGDGEALFDHFTRTRAIRRGIVEIGQDSAAPDFGRQHPPLTKQ; encoded by the coding sequence ATGAGCGTGGCCCCGCATTTCCAGCGCGTCGCGCTGATCGGCTTCGGCCTGATCGGCGGCTCGATCGCGCGTGCCGCAAAACTCCAGGGCCTGGCGTCCGAGATCGTCACCACCGCGCGCTCGGAGAAGACGCGGGCCCGCGTCGCCGAGCTCGGCATCGTCGACCACGTGGTCGCGACCAATGTCGAGGCCGTGAAGGACGCCGACCTCGTCATCCTCTGCATTCCCGTCGGCGCCTGCGGCCCCGTGGCGCAGGAGATCGCTGCGCATCTGAAGCCGGGCGCGATCATCTCCGACGTCGGCTCGGTGAAGGGCGCGATCGTCAGGGACATGGCGCCGCATCTGCCGCAGGGCATTCACTTTGTACCCGCGCATCCGGTGGCGGGCACCGAGCATTCGGGCCCGGATTCCGGCTTCGCCGAGCTGTTCATCAATCGCTGGTGCATCCTCACGCCACCGGAGGGCGTCGACGCAGCCGCCGTCGATCGCTTGCGCGCGTTCTGGGCCGCGCTCGGCGCCAAGGTCGAGATCATGACGCCGGATCATCATGATCTCGTGCTCGCGATCACCAGCCATCTGCCGCATCTGATCGCATACACCATCGTCGGCACCGCCGATGAGCTGCAACAGGTGACGGAGTCCGAGGTGATCAAGTTCTCCGCCGGCGGCTTTCGCGACTTCACGCGCATCGCGGCGTCCGATCCGACGATGTGGCGCGACGTATTCCTCGCCAACAAGGAGGCCGTGCTGGAGATGCTCGGCACCTTCAACGAGGACCTCGCAAAACTCACGCGCGCGATCCGCCGCGGCGACGGCGAAGCGTTGTTCGACCACTTCACCCGCACCCGCGCCATCCGCCGCGGCATCGTCGAGATCGGCCAGGATTCGGCGGCGCCTGATTTCGGCCGCCAGCATCCGCCGCTGACGAAGCAGTAA
- a CDS encoding YdcF family protein has protein sequence MTSPTADRSPNLPHGWLRAALVSTLAVAFVGAAAGFVAFLSQMRGAELAPDRKADGIVVLTGGSSRVSDAMELLAAGYGQRLLISGVHPTSTVSDISRTLPENQSYMRCCVDLDRYAVSTRGNAAETRRWAHERGFKSLIVVTSNYHMPRALVEFSHAMPEIALIPFAVVGDKWREEPWWTSSSTLRLLLSEYVKYIAAELRVRLEDFGIDLSPEVSEQPSGVQPKRPATAQAN, from the coding sequence ATGACCTCGCCGACCGCCGATCGATCGCCGAACTTGCCGCACGGCTGGCTGCGTGCGGCCCTCGTGTCGACGCTCGCGGTCGCCTTCGTCGGCGCGGCGGCGGGGTTCGTTGCGTTCCTGTCGCAGATGCGCGGCGCCGAGCTCGCGCCGGACCGCAAGGCCGACGGCATCGTGGTTCTGACCGGCGGATCGTCACGGGTGTCGGATGCGATGGAGCTGCTCGCTGCGGGCTACGGCCAAAGGCTCCTGATCTCCGGCGTGCACCCGACCTCCACGGTCAGCGATATCTCGCGGACGCTGCCGGAGAACCAGTCCTACATGCGCTGCTGCGTCGATCTCGACCGCTATGCCGTCTCGACCCGCGGCAATGCCGCGGAGACGCGGCGCTGGGCGCACGAGCGCGGCTTCAAGTCGTTGATCGTGGTGACCTCGAACTATCACATGCCGCGCGCGCTGGTGGAGTTCTCGCACGCGATGCCGGAGATTGCGCTGATCCCGTTTGCGGTGGTCGGCGACAAGTGGCGCGAGGAGCCGTGGTGGACTTCGTCTTCGACGCTACGGCTCTTGTTGTCGGAGTATGTCAAATATATTGCCGCCGAGCTGCGCGTGCGGCTCGAGGATTTCGGGATTGACCTTTCGCCGGAAGTGTCGGAGCAGCCTTCAGGCGTGCAGCCGAAACGGCCCGCTACCGCACAGGCCAACTAG
- a CDS encoding chorismate mutase: MSQRPPAPPSLQELRKEIDAIDEDVHRLLMQRGDIIDRLIQAKQTQEVGSAFRPAREASMMRRLVERHRGILPLDTIESIWRVIISTFTYVQAPFSVHADVSVGESAMRDSARFHFGFTTPYVPHFSAQAAVEALAKSKGDLALVSAISSRTPWWSELEAEGAPKIIARLPFLERADHPAALPVFVISRVADDAMVTEVQTWSVRVSGWNADTARALAPLADIVAVPDTAFDGAALLVSETGIGFEKIKIALIRAGASVRSSALVGGHATRYTVPPNGSAKSDVKA; encoded by the coding sequence ATGTCCCAGCGTCCGCCCGCGCCACCGTCGTTGCAGGAATTGCGCAAGGAGATCGATGCGATCGACGAGGACGTGCATCGCCTTTTGATGCAGCGCGGCGACATCATCGATCGCCTGATTCAGGCGAAGCAGACGCAGGAGGTCGGCTCGGCTTTCCGGCCGGCGCGCGAGGCCAGCATGATGCGCCGCCTCGTCGAGCGCCATCGCGGCATCCTGCCGCTCGACACCATCGAGAGCATCTGGCGCGTCATCATCTCGACCTTCACTTATGTGCAGGCGCCGTTCTCGGTGCATGCCGACGTCTCGGTCGGCGAGTCCGCGATGCGGGATTCGGCGCGATTTCATTTCGGCTTCACCACGCCCTATGTGCCGCATTTCAGCGCACAGGCCGCCGTCGAGGCGCTGGCGAAATCGAAGGGTGATTTGGCTCTGGTCTCGGCGATCTCGAGCCGCACGCCATGGTGGAGCGAACTCGAGGCCGAGGGCGCGCCGAAAATCATCGCGCGGCTGCCGTTCCTCGAGCGCGCCGACCATCCGGCCGCGCTGCCCGTCTTCGTGATCTCGCGGGTTGCCGACGACGCCATGGTCACGGAGGTCCAGACCTGGAGCGTGCGCGTGTCTGGCTGGAACGCCGACACGGCGAGGGCGCTGGCGCCGCTGGCCGACATCGTCGCGGTGCCCGATACCGCCTTCGACGGCGCTGCGCTGTTGGTGTCGGAGACCGGCATCGGCTTCGAGAAGATCAAAATCGCCCTGATCCGGGCCGGCGCCTCGGTCCGCTCGTCGGCTCTCGTCGGCGGCCACGCAACACGCTATACGGTGCCCCCGAACGGGTCGGCCAAATCTGATGTGAAGGCTTAA
- a CDS encoding DUF2125 domain-containing protein: MSDMTIAARRRSGWGLFIAPVLLLILAVAWSGFWFYAASQAEVAADAWRAQEAKSGRIYDCARRSIAGFPFRFEVQCSGASVSLVSQTASKTPFTAKLDNILVVAQVYDPKLVIAEFTAPATLTDGVTQTSFVVNWSKGRSSVVGLPAVPDRASIVFDDPAINRVDGSVQVPVAKARQVELHGRLAEGSSRDNPIIETVLQIAQGSIQGVHPLLAEPFEADVRSKISGLKDFAPKPWPQRFRELQAAGGHIEIVQSRIQQGEMIAVAAGTLGISPNGRLDGELQMTVTGLERVIPALGIDKMLEEGVPQATLDRVAPGVKSQDLNNLFGALDRAIPGLGKVVKQNANVGVAAGINALGTESTLEGKKARSFPLRFADGAVMLGALKVAQLPPLY; the protein is encoded by the coding sequence ATGTCCGATATGACCATTGCCGCCAGGCGACGCTCCGGCTGGGGGCTTTTCATCGCGCCCGTCCTCCTCCTGATTCTGGCCGTCGCCTGGAGCGGCTTCTGGTTCTATGCCGCTTCCCAGGCCGAAGTGGCGGCCGACGCCTGGCGCGCCCAGGAGGCCAAGTCGGGCCGCATCTATGATTGCGCCAGGCGCTCGATCGCCGGCTTCCCGTTCCGCTTCGAGGTGCAGTGCTCCGGCGCCAGCGTATCGCTGGTCTCGCAGACCGCGAGCAAGACGCCGTTCACGGCCAAGCTCGACAACATTCTGGTCGTTGCCCAGGTCTATGATCCCAAGCTTGTGATCGCCGAATTCACCGCGCCGGCGACGCTGACCGACGGCGTCACGCAGACGTCCTTCGTCGTGAACTGGAGCAAGGGTCGCAGCAGCGTGGTCGGCTTGCCGGCCGTGCCGGATCGCGCCTCGATCGTGTTCGACGATCCCGCCATCAACCGCGTCGACGGCTCGGTGCAGGTGCCGGTTGCAAAGGCCAGGCAGGTCGAGCTGCACGGACGCCTCGCCGAGGGATCCTCGCGCGACAATCCCATCATCGAAACCGTGCTGCAGATCGCGCAAGGCAGCATCCAGGGCGTGCATCCGCTGCTCGCGGAGCCGTTCGAAGCGGACGTGCGTTCGAAGATCTCGGGGCTGAAGGATTTTGCGCCAAAGCCGTGGCCGCAGCGTTTCCGCGAGCTCCAGGCCGCCGGCGGCCATATCGAGATCGTACAGTCGCGCATTCAGCAGGGCGAGATGATCGCGGTCGCGGCCGGCACGCTTGGCATCTCGCCGAACGGCCGCCTCGACGGCGAATTGCAGATGACGGTGACCGGCCTCGAGCGCGTGATCCCAGCGCTCGGCATCGACAAGATGCTGGAAGAGGGCGTGCCGCAGGCAACGCTGGACCGCGTCGCGCCGGGCGTGAAGTCGCAGGACCTCAACAACCTCTTCGGTGCGCTCGACCGCGCCATTCCCGGTCTCGGCAAGGTCGTGAAGCAGAACGCCAATGTCGGCGTCGCCGCCGGCATCAACGCGCTCGGCACCGAAAGCACGCTGGAAGGCAAGAAGGCGCGCAGCTTCCCGCTTCGCTTCGCCGATGGCGCGGTGATGCTCGGCGCGCTGAAGGTCGCGCAGCTCCCGCCGCTGTATTGA
- the hisC gene encoding histidinol-phosphate transaminase, with protein sequence MSRPVPNPGILDIAPYTPGKSPVPEPGRKVFKLSANETPFGPSPKAIEAFTHVATHLEDYPEGTSRVLREAIGRTYGLDPDRIICGAGSDEILNLLAHTYLSQGDEAISTTHGFLVYPIATMANGARNIVAAEANFTADVDAILKAVTPRTKLVWLANPNNPTGTYLPFDEVKRLRAGLPSHILLVLDAAYCDYVSRNDYEMGIELVATTENTVVTHTFSKIHGLAALRIGWMFGPAHIIDAVNRIRGPFNVSTPAMYAAVAAIEDTAHQQMSKQFTETWRNWLTEEIGKLGLKVTPSVANFVLIHFPTDKGKTSDDADAFLTKRGLVLRALKNYGLPHSLRMTIGTEEANRLVVEGLRDFMGGGK encoded by the coding sequence ATGTCCCGCCCCGTGCCGAATCCCGGCATTCTCGATATTGCGCCCTACACGCCCGGCAAGAGCCCGGTGCCGGAGCCGGGCCGCAAGGTGTTCAAGCTGTCGGCGAACGAGACGCCGTTCGGGCCCTCGCCGAAGGCGATCGAGGCCTTCACGCATGTGGCGACGCATCTGGAGGACTATCCGGAAGGCACCTCGCGCGTGCTGCGCGAAGCGATCGGCCGCACCTATGGCCTCGATCCCGACCGCATCATCTGCGGCGCCGGCTCGGACGAGATCCTCAATCTGCTCGCCCACACCTATCTCAGCCAGGGCGACGAAGCGATCTCCACCACCCACGGCTTCCTGGTCTACCCGATCGCGACCATGGCGAACGGCGCCAGGAACATCGTGGCGGCGGAAGCGAACTTCACCGCCGACGTCGATGCTATTCTCAAAGCGGTGACGCCGCGCACCAAGCTCGTCTGGCTCGCCAACCCCAACAACCCGACCGGCACCTACCTGCCGTTCGACGAGGTCAAGCGCCTGCGCGCCGGCCTGCCATCGCACATCCTTCTGGTGCTCGACGCCGCCTATTGCGACTACGTATCGCGTAACGACTACGAAATGGGGATCGAGCTGGTCGCGACCACCGAGAACACGGTGGTGACCCACACCTTCTCCAAGATCCACGGCCTCGCCGCGCTCCGTATCGGCTGGATGTTCGGACCTGCGCATATCATCGATGCCGTCAACCGCATTCGCGGCCCGTTCAACGTTTCGACGCCGGCGATGTATGCCGCGGTCGCCGCGATCGAGGACACCGCGCATCAGCAGATGTCGAAGCAGTTCACCGAGACCTGGCGCAACTGGCTGACCGAGGAGATCGGCAAGCTCGGGCTGAAGGTCACGCCGAGCGTTGCCAACTTCGTGCTGATCCATTTCCCGACCGACAAGGGCAAGACCTCGGATGATGCCGACGCCTTCCTGACCAAGCGGGGACTGGTGCTGCGGGCGCTGAAGAATTACGGCCTGCCCCATTCGCTGCGCATGACCATCGGCACCGAGGAGGCCAATCGCCTCGTGGTCGAGGGCCTGCGCGACTTCATGGGCGGCGGCAAATGA
- a CDS encoding TIGR02594 family protein — translation MFELFAFGRLRHVIALALFSAAFAASVSPASARSHRHSAERHAHVHHAAHHAGRHHHYRHAGSSRFERGAAQLQANGFMDTQASYDQSANAAAVAGGFGGGSGLVSEARRYLGGNPTGRGSLWCARFMNMVLQHTGHQGSGSDMASSFAHYGTRVSGPQVGAIAVMSRGRRGGHVGIITGIDAQGNPIMISGNNGNRVREAPISRGRIYAYVMPN, via the coding sequence ATGTTTGAGTTGTTTGCGTTCGGCCGGCTGCGTCACGTCATCGCGCTGGCTCTCTTCTCCGCGGCGTTCGCCGCATCTGTCTCTCCAGCATCAGCACGGTCTCATCGTCACAGCGCAGAGCGGCACGCTCACGTGCATCACGCTGCGCACCATGCGGGCAGGCATCATCACTATCGCCACGCAGGCTCATCGCGCTTCGAGCGCGGCGCCGCGCAATTGCAGGCGAACGGCTTCATGGATACGCAGGCCAGCTATGATCAGAGCGCCAATGCCGCGGCCGTGGCAGGCGGCTTCGGTGGAGGCTCGGGCCTCGTCTCGGAAGCGCGCCGCTATCTCGGCGGCAATCCGACCGGGCGCGGCAGCCTGTGGTGTGCGCGCTTCATGAACATGGTGCTGCAGCATACCGGCCATCAGGGCTCCGGCTCCGACATGGCGAGCTCGTTCGCGCATTACGGAACGCGCGTCTCCGGCCCGCAGGTCGGCGCGATTGCGGTCATGTCGCGCGGCCGCCGCGGCGGCCATGTCGGCATCATCACCGGCATCGACGCGCAGGGCAATCCGATCATGATCTCCGGCAACAACGGCAATCGCGTCCGCGAGGCACCGATCTCGCGCGGGCGAATCTACGCGTATGTGATGCCGAACTGA
- the metW gene encoding methionine biosynthesis protein MetW codes for MSVQEVLPLDGLAAEQGGHYRADHLLVAEMVRRGSKVLDVGCGDGDLLQLLETRGIDGRGIELSREGVNRCVAKGLAVVQGDADTDLINYPDDAFDYVILSQTLQATRQPKVVLENLLRIGHRAIVSFPNFGYWKMRLQLLIGGHMPRTENLPATWYDTANIHFCTIKDFVQLCDEIGVKMERAEALDLYGRPLRLRLPWWVWNLFGEQGVFLLSRGGGK; via the coding sequence ATGTCCGTGCAGGAAGTTCTGCCACTCGACGGCCTTGCGGCTGAGCAGGGAGGTCACTACCGCGCCGATCATCTGCTGGTCGCGGAGATGGTCAGGCGCGGCTCGAAAGTGCTCGACGTCGGCTGCGGCGACGGCGATCTGCTTCAGCTTCTGGAGACCCGCGGCATCGACGGCCGCGGCATCGAGCTGTCGCGCGAGGGCGTCAACCGCTGCGTCGCCAAGGGCCTTGCGGTGGTGCAGGGCGATGCCGACACCGACCTCATCAACTATCCCGACGACGCCTTCGACTACGTCATCCTGTCGCAGACGCTCCAGGCGACGCGGCAGCCGAAGGTGGTGCTGGAAAATCTTCTGCGCATTGGCCACCGCGCCATCGTGTCGTTCCCGAACTTCGGCTACTGGAAGATGCGCTTGCAGCTCCTGATCGGCGGCCACATGCCGCGCACGGAGAATCTGCCGGCGACCTGGTACGACACCGCCAATATCCATTTCTGCACCATCAAGGATTTCGTCCAGCTCTGCGACGAGATCGGCGTCAAGATGGAGCGCGCCGAAGCGCTCGATCTCTACGGCCGCCCGCTGCGGCTGCGATTGCCATGGTGGGTGTGGAATCTGTTCGGCGAGCAGGGCGTGTTTCTGCTGAGCCGCGGCGGCGGGAAGTGA
- a CDS encoding gamma-glutamylcyclotransferase, whose protein sequence is MSEITLPSVTMAAGDLWVFGYGSLMWRPGFEFEERLPARLVGEHRALCVYSFVHRGTPEKPGLVLGLDRGGACRGIAFRVAAKNRADVVSYLREREQVTSVYREVMRSVWLENDARQRVSALSYVVDRGHVQYAGRLSLAEQHRHVLQGHGQSGANRDYVTATVKAIEAEGFRDTQLHQLAALLHNDAHSLHDPAPSSEQDER, encoded by the coding sequence ATGTCCGAAATCACCCTCCCCTCCGTCACGATGGCCGCCGGCGACCTCTGGGTGTTCGGCTATGGCTCGCTGATGTGGCGGCCGGGCTTCGAATTCGAGGAGCGCCTGCCGGCGCGCCTCGTCGGCGAGCATCGCGCGCTCTGCGTCTATTCCTTCGTCCATCGCGGCACGCCGGAGAAGCCGGGCCTCGTGCTCGGGCTCGACCGCGGCGGCGCCTGTCGCGGCATCGCCTTCCGCGTCGCGGCAAAGAACCGCGCCGATGTGGTCTCCTATTTGCGCGAGCGCGAGCAGGTCACCTCGGTCTATCGCGAGGTGATGCGCTCGGTGTGGCTCGAGAACGATGCGCGGCAGCGCGTCAGCGCGCTCTCCTACGTCGTCGACCGCGGCCACGTGCAATATGCGGGACGCCTGTCGCTTGCCGAGCAGCACCGCCACGTGCTGCAAGGCCATGGTCAGTCCGGCGCCAACCGCGACTATGTCACCGCGACGGTGAAGGCGATCGAGGCCGAAGGTTTTCGCGATACGCAGCTGCATCAGCTTGCGGCTCTCCTGCACAACGATGCGCACTCCCTGCATGATCCGGCTCCGAGCAGCGAGCAAGACGAGCGCTAG
- a CDS encoding MOSC domain-containing protein, producing MIAEPTAEITGLYRYPVKGLTPEPLPRVALRVGQTLPADRRYAIENGPSGFDPEAPQWMPKTQFLMLMRNERLAALHSRFDDATNLLAIRKDGQVVASGDLETASGRAAIESYFTGNFQSELRGPPKVLSGRDHSFSDVARKVVSIINLGSVRAIEEMLGGAAVNPLRFRANLYLQGWPAWHELDLVGQTLAIGAARLKIVKRIVRCAATNVDPETAIRDLEIPPTIMRHLGHMDCGIYGEVIAGGEVGVGDQVAMEEPVPA from the coding sequence ATGATTGCCGAGCCGACTGCCGAGATCACCGGCCTTTACCGCTATCCGGTCAAAGGCCTTACGCCCGAGCCCCTGCCCCGCGTCGCCTTGCGGGTCGGACAGACCCTGCCGGCCGACCGCCGCTACGCCATCGAGAACGGCCCGAGCGGGTTCGATCCGGAGGCGCCGCAATGGATGCCCAAGACCCAGTTCCTGATGCTGATGCGCAATGAGCGGCTGGCGGCCCTGCATAGCCGGTTCGACGACGCGACCAATCTTCTGGCCATCCGCAAGGACGGCCAGGTCGTCGCGAGCGGCGACCTGGAGACCGCGAGCGGGCGCGCCGCCATCGAGAGCTACTTCACGGGGAATTTCCAGAGCGAGCTGCGGGGCCCGCCAAAAGTGCTGTCGGGACGCGACCACAGCTTCTCGGACGTCGCCCGCAAGGTCGTCTCCATCATCAATCTCGGCAGCGTCCGCGCCATCGAAGAGATGCTCGGCGGCGCCGCCGTGAATCCCCTGCGCTTCCGCGCCAATCTCTACCTCCAGGGCTGGCCGGCCTGGCACGAGCTCGACCTCGTCGGCCAGACACTTGCGATCGGCGCGGCGCGGCTGAAAATCGTCAAGCGCATCGTCCGATGCGCGGCCACCAATGTCGATCCGGAGACGGCGATACGCGACCTCGAGATTCCACCCACGATCATGCGCCACCTCGGCCACATGGATTGCGGCATCTATGGCGAGGTGATCGCGGGAGGCGAGGTCGGCGTTGGCGATCAGGTTGCGATGGAAGAGCCGGTCCCGGCGTGA
- a CDS encoding homoserine O-acetyltransferase, with amino-acid sequence MVAVTSVPSPAIAEERSHEADHPSSEVAYFGAEQPLSLDCGIDLSPFQIAYQTYGELNAERSNAVLICHALTGDQHVANVHPVTGKPGWWETLVGPGRPLDPQHYFIICANVIGGCMGSTGPASLNPATGKVWGLDFPIITIPDMVRAQAMLIDRLGIDTLFAAVGGSMGGMQVLQWTAAYPERVFSALAIACSTRHSAQNIAFHELGRQAVMADPDWQNGRYTDHGIHPHRGLAVARMAAHITYLSDAALHRKFGRRMQDRELPTFSFDADFQVESYLRYQGSSFVERFDANSYLYLTRAMDYFDIAGDHDGVLAKAFAGVKTRFCVVSFTSDWLFPTAESRALVHALNASSARVSFAEIETDRGHDAFLLDVPEFFDISRAFLQSAGKARGLNGKGG; translated from the coding sequence ATGGTTGCCGTCACGTCAGTACCGAGCCCCGCGATCGCCGAAGAGCGCTCGCACGAGGCAGATCATCCGAGCTCCGAGGTTGCGTATTTCGGCGCCGAGCAGCCGTTGTCGCTCGATTGCGGTATCGACCTCAGCCCGTTCCAGATCGCCTACCAGACCTATGGCGAGCTCAATGCCGAGCGTTCCAACGCCGTGCTGATCTGCCATGCGCTGACCGGCGACCAGCATGTCGCGAATGTGCACCCCGTCACCGGCAAGCCCGGATGGTGGGAGACCTTGGTTGGGCCCGGCCGACCCCTTGATCCTCAACACTACTTCATCATCTGCGCCAACGTGATCGGCGGCTGCATGGGCTCGACGGGACCCGCCTCGCTCAATCCGGCGACGGGCAAGGTGTGGGGCCTGGATTTTCCCATCATCACCATCCCCGACATGGTGCGCGCGCAGGCGATGCTGATCGATCGCCTCGGCATCGACACGCTGTTTGCGGCGGTCGGCGGCTCGATGGGCGGCATGCAGGTGCTGCAATGGACCGCGGCCTATCCCGAGCGCGTGTTCTCCGCGCTCGCGATCGCCTGCTCGACGCGGCACTCCGCGCAGAACATCGCCTTCCACGAGCTCGGCCGCCAGGCCGTGATGGCCGATCCCGACTGGCAGAACGGTCGCTATACCGATCACGGCATCCATCCGCATCGCGGGCTCGCGGTGGCGCGGATGGCTGCGCACATCACCTATCTCTCGGATGCAGCGCTGCACCGCAAGTTCGGCCGGCGCATGCAGGACCGCGAGCTGCCGACGTTTTCGTTCGATGCCGATTTCCAGGTCGAGAGCTATCTGCGCTACCAGGGCTCGTCCTTCGTCGAGCGTTTCGATGCCAACAGCTATCTCTATCTGACGCGGGCGATGGATTATTTCGACATCGCCGGCGACCATGACGGCGTGCTGGCGAAGGCGTTCGCCGGCGTCAAGACACGCTTCTGCGTGGTGTCCTTCACCAGCGACTGGCTGTTCCCGACCGCGGAATCGCGCGCGCTGGTGCACGCGCTCAACGCGTCGAGCGCGCGGGTGTCGTTCGCCGAGATCGAGACCGATCGCGGCCACGACGCCTTCCTGCTCGACGTCCCCGAATTCTTCGATATCTCCCGCGCCTTCCTGCAATCGGCAGGCAAGGCGCGCGGGCTCAACGGCAAAGGCGGCTAG